The genome window TGCTGGGCCCGGTTGAAGCGATGGATCTCGTCCACGAACAGCAGGGTCGACTGGCCCGCCGCGCGTCTGACCCGGGCCTGTTCGAACGCCTTCTTCAGGTCTGCGACGCCCGAGAAGACGGCCGAGATCTGCTGGTACTGATAGCCTGCCGCCCGGGCCAGCAGGCGGGCGATCGTCGTCTTGCCCGTCCCCGGTGGCCCCCACAGGATCATGGAGCCCAGCCGCCCGGCCTCGATCATCCGCCGGATCGGTCCGCCTTCGCCCAGCAGATGATCCTGCCCCACCACCTCGTCCAGCGACGCGGGCCGCAGCCGGTCGGCCAGCGGCGCGTCGGGGGGATGGATGCCGGAGGCTTCGAACAGGTCGGTCATGCGGGTTGACAGATAGGCGCTGCCCGTCCCCTTTTCACCTCCGGAATTCGACCCAACGAGGCGCGTCATGGAACAGGTGGAGGCCCCCCGGCCGCTGACCGGCATCACCCCCTACCTCAGCATCGCCTCGCGCGGGGCCGATGCGGCCGCCGAATTCTATCGCGCCGCCTTCGGGGCGGTGGAGGTCCGCCGCATGGTCGCCGACGACGGCGAACGCCTGCTGCACGTCCACCTGCACATCAATGGCGGCAGCGTCATGCTGTCGGACGAGTTTCCCGAATACGGCGGCGAGGTCGATGTGGAGCCGAAGTCGGTCACCCTGCACCTCTATGTCGACGACGCCGACGAATGGTGGAACCGCGCCATCACCGCCGGTGCCGTGCCCGTCCACCCCCTGGCCGACCAGTTCTGGGGCGACCGCTACGGCGTGCTCAAGGACCCCTTCGGCCACAGCTGGTCGATCGGCTCGCCGATCCGGAGCCCCTGACGTGTCGGCGCCCTACGTCCCGCCTGATCCGCCGGTCGTGCCCTATCTGGTCGTCCATGATGGCCCGACGGCCCTCGATTGGTATGTCCGTGCCTTCGCCGCGACGGTCATCCTGCGTTACGATGAACCGGATGGCCGCCTGGGCCACGCGGCACTCTCCATCAATGGCGGCACGATCTATCTGGCCGACGAGTTCCCGGAGCTCCACGACCGGATCGGAACCCGGTCGCCACACCACCTGAACGGCAGCAGCTGCAACATCGCTCTGGCCGTCGACGACGTCGATGCCTGGATGGCCCGCGCCGCAAAGGAAGGAGCCATCACCGTCCGCCCGGCCACGGACGACTTCTACGGCCGCCATGGCAAGATGAGCGACCCTTTCGGACACGTCTGGTCCTTTCTGGGGCCGAAGACGGGCCTTTAGCGCACCCGCCCCGACATCACCCGGCCCTGCCGCAACAGGGACACTTCCGACCCCCGCGTGGCCTCCCGGATCGCCGACAGATCGCGCACGGGCCGCCCGTCGATCCGGGTCACCACATCGCCCGGCAGGAAGCCGTTGGCGCGATAGGCATAGCTGTTGCGCGCCACATCGGTGACGATCGCTCCGCTGGCGAAGGGATCACCCCCCAGCCGGTCGGCCAGCGCCGGGTTCAGGGCCGCGACCTGGGCCCCTGCGAACGGTCCCTGTTCGATCGTCTGGCCATTGCCCTTGGCATCGCCCGGCAGGGTCTGGACCCGCGCGTTCAACGTCCGGGACTGCCCCTCGCGCAGGACCGTCACGGCCACGCTGTCGTTGGGGCTCTTCGTCCCGATGCGGAAGTTCAGCCCGCCCTGGTCGTTGATCTCGGCGCCGTCGATGGCGGTGATGACGTCGCCTTCGCGCAGGCCCGCCCGCGCGCCCGGCCCGTTGGCATAGACGTCGGTGACGATCAGCCCCTGCGGCCGGGCCAGGCCCAGCGAGCGGGCGATGTCCGCCGTCACGCTGTCGCCCTTCACCCCCAGCCACGGCCGCACCACCGCCGTCGCGCCGCCCAGCGCGCTGTCCACCACCCGCCGCACCATCGAGGCCGGCACGGCGAACCCGACGCCCGAGGACGACCCCGACCGCGAGAAGATCGCCGTATTGATGCCGATCACATCGCCGTCCATGTCCACCAGCGGCCCGCCGGAGTTGCCGGGATTGATCGCCGCATCCGTCTGGATGAAGGACCCCGAATCCGAAATGCCGGTCTCGGTCCGGTTCAGGGCCGAGATGATGCCGTTGGTCACCGTCTGACCGACCCCGAACGGATTGCCGATGGCCAGAACCAGGTCGCCGACCTGCTGTTCCTCGCGGTCGTCGATGGCCAGGACAGGAAGCTGTTCGGTCACCCCCGTCAGCCTCAGCACGGCGATGTCGGACCGTTCGTCGGCCAGGATCACCTCGGCCGGAAACTCGCGCCGGTCGTTCAGGACGACGCGGATCTGCTGGGCCCCTTCGATGACGTGGTTGTTGGTGACCACAATGCCGTCCGAGCGCACGATGACGCCCGAGCCCGCCGATTCCGCCACCCGCTCGCGCGGCATGCCGCCGCCGAACATCTGGAAGAAGGGGTCGGCCTGCACCCGCTGCACCGACCGCGCCGAAATGTTCACCACCGCCGGGGCCGCCTCGCGCACGACGGGCGAGAAGCTCTGCTTCATGGTCGAGACGTCGGTCGGCGGCGTCCGGTTGGTCGGCTCGGCGAACACGCCGTCCTGGGCCTTGGTTGAGTTGGCGTTGCCGCACGCGGCCAGCGCCAGCGCCGCCGTGATCGCGAGGGTCGAAGTCTTCATGGCGTTCCAGAGTTCAGTCATCCCGGTCGCGCATATCTGTACCGATTTCGGGCGGCTTCAAGGCGCGGGCGATGCCGAAGCTCCGGGCCTGGAATCCGTTTCTTGGGTCAAGCGCCACTCAGTCGGCACGCGCCCGTGCTGCTAGTCCGCAATCGCCAAGGATCTGTCCGGGGTTTCAGTGCGTCGCGGTGCCGCGCGTATTGCAGACGGCAGAAACGACAGCACGATCATCGAGAGGACGACGGCATTGGAAAAGACAAACAGCAATGTCCACCATGGAGATTGGCCGGCGTCTCTGAGGCGACGAATGGTGAAGGCCACGAAGCCCCAAACAAGCGTAAGCCCAAGCCCAAGGGAGATCACC of Brevundimonas subvibrioides contains these proteins:
- a CDS encoding DUF805 domain-containing protein; its protein translation is MAEFFSISGRADKGSYGLFTIGFAVVVFGLAEIQSGAPVTQMMSSPWLVLGRALDEVVQVPDRLWDMVISLGLGLTLVWGFVAFTIRRLRDAGQSPWWTLLFVFSNAVVLSMIVLSFLPSAIRAAPRRTETPDRSLAIAD
- a CDS encoding VOC family protein encodes the protein MSAPYVPPDPPVVPYLVVHDGPTALDWYVRAFAATVILRYDEPDGRLGHAALSINGGTIYLADEFPELHDRIGTRSPHHLNGSSCNIALAVDDVDAWMARAAKEGAITVRPATDDFYGRHGKMSDPFGHVWSFLGPKTGL
- a CDS encoding Do family serine endopeptidase; protein product: MKTSTLAITAALALAACGNANSTKAQDGVFAEPTNRTPPTDVSTMKQSFSPVVREAAPAVVNISARSVQRVQADPFFQMFGGGMPRERVAESAGSGVIVRSDGIVVTNNHVIEGAQQIRVVLNDRREFPAEVILADERSDIAVLRLTGVTEQLPVLAIDDREEQQVGDLVLAIGNPFGVGQTVTNGIISALNRTETGISDSGSFIQTDAAINPGNSGGPLVDMDGDVIGINTAIFSRSGSSSGVGFAVPASMVRRVVDSALGGATAVVRPWLGVKGDSVTADIARSLGLARPQGLIVTDVYANGPGARAGLREGDVITAIDGAEINDQGGLNFRIGTKSPNDSVAVTVLREGQSRTLNARVQTLPGDAKGNGQTIEQGPFAGAQVAALNPALADRLGGDPFASGAIVTDVARNSYAYRANGFLPGDVVTRIDGRPVRDLSAIREATRGSEVSLLRQGRVMSGRVR
- a CDS encoding VOC family protein — translated: MEQVEAPRPLTGITPYLSIASRGADAAAEFYRAAFGAVEVRRMVADDGERLLHVHLHINGGSVMLSDEFPEYGGEVDVEPKSVTLHLYVDDADEWWNRAITAGAVPVHPLADQFWGDRYGVLKDPFGHSWSIGSPIRSP